In Astatotilapia calliptera chromosome 23, fAstCal1.2, whole genome shotgun sequence, a genomic segment contains:
- the uck2a gene encoding uridine-cytidine kinase 2-A, with product MAGDSETKPGDQAENDSNIRQPFLIGVAGGTASGKSSVCSKIMELLGQNEIDHHQRQVAILSQDCFYRALTPEQKAKALKGQFNFDHPDAFDNDLIIATLWDIKEGKTVHIPVYDFVSHSRKEETMTLYPADVVLFEGILMFYSQEIRDFFHMKLFVDTDADTRLSRRVLRDISERGRDLESVLAQYITFVKPAFEEFCLPTKKYADVIIPRGVDNIVAINLIVQHIQDILNGGLTKRLNGWFSGYGTEKKQPNIESSSRPH from the exons ATGGCAGGAGACAGCGAGACAAAGCCAGGTGACCAAGCCGAAAATGACTCAAATATTCGGCAGCCATTCCTCATCGGTGTGGCCGGAGGGACAGCCAGCGGGAAG TCGTCGGTGTGCAGTAAGATCATGGAGCTGCTGGGCCAGAACGAGATCGACCACCACCAGCGGCAAGTGGCCATCCTCAGCCAGGACTGCTTCTACAGGGCCCTGACCCCGGAACAGAAGGCTAAGGCGCTCAAGGGCCAGTTCAACTTTGACCACCCAG ATGCATTTGACAATGACCTCATAATCGCGACCCTGTGGGACATCAAGGAGGGGAAAACGGTCCACATTCCTGTTTATGACTTTGTTTCCCATTCCAG GAAAGAAGAGACCATGACACTGTACCCTGCTGACGTGGTGCTGTTTGAGGGCATCTTGATGTTCTACTCTCAGGAGATTCGAGACTTTTTCCACATGAAGCTGTTCGTGGATACGGATGCAGACACTCGTCTGTCACGGAGAG TGCTCCGTGACATCAGTGAACGTGGTCGGGATTTGGAAAGCGTTCTAGCCCAATACATCACCTTTGTCAAGCCTGCTTTTGAAGAGTTTTGTCTGCCG ACAAAGAAATATGCTGATGTGATAATACCGAGAGGAGTTGACAACATTG TTGCAATAAATCTCATCGTTCAGCACATCCAGGACATTCTGAACGGCGGTTTGACCAAACGGCTGAACGGGTGGTTCAGCGGTTATGGGACGGAGAAGAAGCAGCCGAACATAGAGTCGAGCAGTCGGCCCCACTGA